The DNA region GCGGGCTGCGCTCGCGGTCAAGGTCGGCGTCGAACGACTTTGCCCCCTCTGTTGCGTTCGATGGCTTCGACGAAGCGAACCTCGCGTGGTGCGGCTGTCATCGAGAGGCGGGCGCCGACGTGGTCGCGCAGCTCCTGCAGCGTCGGGAGGAGCTGCGGGTCGGCGGCGACCACCTCAGCGACGATGCGTTGTCCCCACTCCTCGTCCTCCTCGCCGATCACTGCCGCGTCGGCGACCAGGCCGTGCTCGACCAGAGCGTCCTCGACCATGGAGGGCGAGACCTTGATCCCTCCCGAGATGATGACGTCGTCGAGGCGACCGGTGATCTCGAGCCTCGTGCCGTCCCACGTCCCCGAGTCCCTCGTGCGGAGCCAGTCGCCGTCGAAGGCCGAAGCCGTTGCCGCCGGGTCACCTCGGTAGCCCGCCATGACCATCGGCCCCTTCACCTGCACCTCGCCGTCTCCGGCGATGCGCACTTCGGCGCCGTCGAGTGGCCGCCCGTCGAGGGCGAATCCTCCCCACGTCTCCGTCATGCCGTAGCTCGTGACGAGGCGGGCTCCGGCGCCGGCGGCGGCGCGGTGCAGCGTCCGCGAGAGCGGCGCCCCGCCGACGACGAGCGTCCCGAGGCGATCGAGCGGCACGTCTGCTTCGAACAGGCGATGGAGCATCGTGGGCACCAGCGAGACGACCGTGACCGATCCTCCGGCCGCTTCCCGCGCCACTGCCGCCACGTCGAAACCGTCGTGGACCGTGACCTTCGTCTCGGTGACGTATCCGCGTGCCACGATGGCGAGGCCCGCCACGCCGGACAGAGGCATGACGGCGAGCCACCCATCGGCGGCGTCGAGCCCGAGGGCGGTCGTGTATGCGCCCGCCATG from Acidimicrobiia bacterium includes:
- a CDS encoding fatty acid--CoA ligase family protein yields the protein MPKHLVAIDLAAPAAAREVAAVWRSGDAVHVVDRAASGEVRAAALAAVRPTRLVDASGVTDLEGDAPADEVCAVVLTSGTTVGRAVDLTERGVRHMAGAYTTALGLDAADGWLAVMPLSGVAGLAIVARGYVTETKVTVHDGFDVAAVAREAAGGSVTVVSLVPTMLHRLFEADVPLDRLGTLVVGGAPLSRTLHRAAAGAGARLVTSYGMTETWGGFALDGRPLDGAEVRIAGDGEVQVKGPMVMAGYRGDPAATASAFDGDWLRTRDSGTWDGTRLEITGRLDDVIISGGIKVSPSMVEDALVEHGLVADAAVIGEEDEEWGQRIVAEVVAADPQLLPTLQELRDHVGARLSMTAAPREVRFVEAIERNRGGKVVRRRP